A genome region from Frankineae bacterium MT45 includes the following:
- a CDS encoding GDPmannose 4,6-dehydratase, with amino-acid sequence MPRALITGITGQDGLYLSELLLSKGYEVFGLIRGQNNPKYELVQQTVPGVQLLTGDLTDLSSLMRALNASQPDEIYNLGAISFVAYSWENAHVTSDVTGQGVLNILEAARLYAGSDASKVRFYQASSSEMFGKVQQVPQTEETLLWPRSPYGVAKVFGHYMTINYRESYGMHASSGILFNHESPRRGPEFVTRKVTRAVARIKLGLQDQISLGNLDAKRDWGFAGDYVEAMWLMLQQPEGDDYVVATGETHSIRELLEVAFARVGITDWDHLVYQDPRFFRPAEVDLLIGDPAKAREKLGWAPKVGFTELVEMMVDNDLAEQGA; translated from the coding sequence ATGCCCCGCGCACTCATCACCGGCATCACCGGACAGGATGGCTTGTACCTGTCCGAGCTTCTGTTGTCGAAGGGGTACGAGGTGTTCGGCCTGATTCGCGGCCAGAACAACCCGAAGTACGAACTGGTGCAGCAGACGGTGCCCGGCGTGCAGCTGCTGACCGGCGACCTCACCGACCTCTCCAGCCTGATGCGCGCGCTGAACGCCTCCCAGCCGGACGAGATCTACAACCTCGGCGCCATCTCCTTCGTCGCCTACTCCTGGGAGAACGCCCACGTCACCAGCGACGTCACCGGCCAGGGCGTGTTGAACATCCTCGAGGCGGCCCGCCTGTACGCCGGCTCCGACGCGTCAAAGGTCCGCTTCTACCAGGCGTCGAGTTCGGAGATGTTCGGCAAGGTTCAGCAGGTGCCGCAGACGGAGGAGACGCTACTCTGGCCGCGCTCGCCCTACGGCGTCGCGAAGGTCTTCGGGCACTACATGACGATCAACTACCGCGAGTCGTATGGAATGCACGCCTCGTCCGGGATCCTCTTCAACCACGAATCACCGCGTCGTGGTCCCGAGTTCGTGACGCGCAAGGTGACCCGGGCCGTGGCCCGCATCAAGCTCGGCCTGCAGGACCAGATCTCGCTGGGCAACCTGGACGCCAAGCGCGACTGGGGCTTCGCCGGTGACTATGTGGAGGCGATGTGGCTGATGCTGCAGCAGCCGGAGGGCGACGACTACGTGGTGGCCACCGGTGAGACCCACTCGATCCGCGAACTGCTCGAGGTGGCCTTTGCCCGCGTCGGGATAACCGACTGGGATCACCTCGTGTACCAGGACCCGCGCTTCTTCCGCCCGGCCGAGGTCGACCTGCTGATCGGCGACCCGGCCAAGGCCCGCGAGAAGCTGGGCTGGGCCCCGAAGGTCGGTTTCACCGAACTCGTCGAGATGATGGTCGACAACGATCTAGCCGAACAAGGCGCTTAG
- a CDS encoding acetyl esterase: MKGRTVTEHRDPALAVDPDIAGWLLRTESEAEPTTVAEVRERSRRNNALALSEMGSALLTASETDQEIDGPGGPLPIRVLRPVETAAHPGARPTIVYFHGGGWVLGDIDTHLGHARRICAQTDAVVVSVGYRLAPENRFPAAFDDAVAATQWVAAHQGELGGLGAPLIAAGDSAGGQLAASVAIARRDAGERLDAQLLLYPVTDAAGRYGDPEVNERYMSRRTVRGASGLTLQGMANFATHYVDEAQSADWRISPIRCADLTGVAPAVIHTATLDVLRTEGNFYADALRRDGVEVISREFPTLNHSYFGLGGVSAVANSAAAQAAEDLNSVLHVSV, from the coding sequence ATGAAAGGCCGCACCGTGACCGAACACCGTGACCCCGCCCTCGCCGTCGACCCGGATATCGCCGGATGGCTGCTGCGCACCGAGTCCGAGGCCGAACCGACCACGGTGGCCGAGGTGCGTGAGCGCAGCCGTCGCAACAACGCCCTGGCCCTCAGTGAGATGGGCTCGGCCCTACTGACGGCGTCCGAGACCGACCAGGAGATCGACGGCCCCGGCGGACCGCTCCCGATCCGGGTGCTGCGTCCGGTCGAGACCGCGGCCCACCCCGGTGCGCGTCCGACCATCGTCTACTTCCACGGCGGCGGCTGGGTGCTCGGCGACATCGACACCCACCTGGGCCACGCCCGGCGGATCTGCGCGCAGACGGACGCGGTCGTCGTCTCGGTCGGCTACCGCCTCGCGCCGGAGAACCGCTTCCCGGCCGCCTTCGACGATGCCGTCGCCGCCACCCAGTGGGTGGCCGCGCACCAGGGTGAGCTCGGCGGCCTCGGCGCCCCGCTCATCGCTGCCGGGGACAGCGCCGGTGGGCAGTTGGCCGCCTCGGTGGCGATCGCCCGTCGGGACGCCGGTGAGCGTCTGGACGCCCAGTTGCTCCTCTACCCGGTCACCGACGCGGCCGGTCGCTACGGCGACCCCGAGGTCAACGAGCGGTACATGTCCCGCCGCACCGTGCGGGGCGCCTCCGGCCTCACCCTGCAGGGGATGGCCAACTTCGCGACCCACTACGTCGACGAGGCGCAGTCGGCAGACTGGCGCATATCGCCGATCCGCTGCGCCGACCTAACCGGTGTAGCACCTGCAGTTATTCACACGGCCACCCTCGACGTGCTGCGCACCGAAGGGAACTTCTACGCCGACGCGCTGCGTCGCGACGGCGTCGAGGTGATCAGCCGCGAGTTCCCGACGCTGAACCACTCCTACTTCGGTCTGGGTGGGGTCTCGGCGGTCGCGAACAGCGCGGCGGCCCAGGCAGCTGAGGACTTGAATTCGGTGCTGCACGTCAGTGTCTGA
- a CDS encoding fructose-1,6-bisphosphatase: MRREGVATHRKTSISDVVTAADLAAEQLVAERLRIARPQDGIVGEEGANRPGERTWFIDPVDGTYNFLWDLPSWCSALALTGSDTTTPLLGAVFDPGRDELWLGGVDAATTCNGTRLPQLRSRPLAEVSVASYLHPATLPDDGTRVPLLNAIAGAATVRMLGSGSVELAAVAAGRLGGWVQHDSLDWDWLPGAALVRAAGGRADTVEHNGHRWHIAGSDQVVEEIAARIVAT; encoded by the coding sequence ATGCGTCGCGAAGGTGTCGCGACGCATCGCAAGACATCGATCTCTGACGTAGTCACCGCAGCCGATCTGGCCGCCGAGCAACTCGTCGCGGAGCGGCTGCGGATAGCTCGCCCGCAGGACGGGATCGTCGGCGAGGAGGGGGCCAATCGGCCGGGTGAGCGCACCTGGTTCATCGATCCGGTCGACGGGACCTACAACTTTCTCTGGGACCTTCCGTCTTGGTGCTCCGCGCTCGCGCTCACCGGCAGCGATACGACTACCCCGCTGCTCGGGGCCGTCTTCGATCCGGGTCGGGACGAGCTCTGGCTGGGCGGTGTGGACGCGGCGACCACCTGCAATGGCACCCGATTGCCCCAGTTGCGTAGCCGGCCATTGGCCGAAGTCTCCGTCGCCAGCTACCTGCACCCGGCCACCCTCCCCGACGACGGCACCCGGGTCCCCCTGCTGAACGCCATCGCCGGCGCGGCGACGGTGCGGATGCTCGGCTCAGGCTCGGTTGAACTGGCCGCGGTCGCGGCTGGCCGTCTCGGCGGGTGGGTTCAGCACGACTCCCTCGACTGGGACTGGCTCCCCGGGGCCGCGCTCGTGCGGGCGGCGGGCGGCCGGGCCGACACCGTGGAACACAACGGCCACCGCTGGCATATCGCCGGATCTGACCAGGTGGTCGAGGAGATCGCCGCCCGGATCGTTGCCACCTAG
- a CDS encoding Glycosyltransferase involved in cell wall bisynthesis produces the protein MTLRIAIVKPDWGITGGFELLADELARRLQASGHEIRWMSPSVADLDPRPYELNVDGIAAQAPDYLRFVQLVEAFGSLDLHRADLVISTQPPSYAIDHPRHIAVFSHHYRSFYDLSDTMIEAGMIKDVAAHRHAELLVRQIDARYLTPIPRILATSAEVKRRIGDFNGLHENVGVFHAGLGFQGTFPQPRSSDTFDYALCVSRHEFPKRTELFVSAMSQAPEVDAIAVGRGGRSGYTIELAEQLRAGERDTGDDRSLWCNEVPFIDPGELPRTVGRLRFSGFVTADELDELYRGALCVVAPAFLEDYGLTAIEAMAYGKPLIVCSDGGNLVNFVTDEVNGLIVEPTGAAIAAAVRRLADDRDLARRLGAAARELAQEFTWENAMKTFEAAMEEVLAG, from the coding sequence GTGACCCTGCGCATCGCCATCGTCAAGCCTGACTGGGGAATCACCGGGGGGTTCGAGCTGCTCGCCGACGAGCTTGCGCGTCGGCTGCAGGCCTCGGGACACGAGATCCGCTGGATGAGCCCGTCGGTGGCTGACCTGGATCCACGCCCCTACGAGCTGAATGTCGATGGCATCGCCGCTCAGGCCCCGGACTATCTGCGTTTCGTCCAGCTGGTCGAGGCCTTCGGCTCACTCGATCTGCACAGAGCCGACCTGGTGATCTCCACTCAGCCACCCTCCTACGCGATTGACCATCCGCGTCATATCGCCGTGTTCTCCCACCACTACCGTTCCTTCTACGACCTCAGCGACACGATGATCGAGGCCGGGATGATTAAGGATGTGGCCGCTCATCGGCACGCCGAACTGCTGGTGCGGCAGATCGATGCCCGCTACCTGACTCCCATTCCACGCATCCTCGCCACCTCTGCGGAGGTGAAGCGGCGGATCGGTGACTTCAACGGCCTACATGAGAACGTCGGGGTCTTCCATGCTGGTCTGGGATTTCAAGGCACCTTCCCGCAGCCGCGCAGCTCAGACACCTTCGACTACGCGCTCTGTGTCAGTCGGCACGAGTTCCCAAAACGCACCGAACTCTTCGTATCCGCCATGTCTCAGGCGCCGGAGGTCGATGCGATCGCCGTCGGTCGGGGCGGACGCTCGGGCTACACGATCGAACTGGCCGAACAGCTGCGGGCCGGAGAGCGCGACACCGGTGACGACCGTTCTCTCTGGTGCAACGAGGTGCCCTTCATCGACCCAGGTGAGCTACCCCGGACGGTCGGGCGGCTGCGCTTCTCCGGGTTCGTCACGGCCGATGAGCTGGATGAGCTCTACCGCGGGGCGCTCTGCGTAGTTGCACCTGCGTTCCTCGAGGATTACGGCCTCACTGCGATCGAGGCGATGGCCTACGGCAAGCCGCTGATCGTCTGCTCGGACGGCGGCAATCTCGTCAACTTCGTCACCGACGAGGTCAACGGGCTGATCGTCGAGCCGACCGGTGCGGCCATCGCCGCCGCCGTTCGCCGACTCGCTGACGACCGCGACCTGGCCCGCCGACTCGGAGCTGCGGCCCGCGAATTGGCTCAGGAGTTCACCTGGGAGAACGCGATGAAGACCTTCGAAGCGGCCATGGAAGAGGTCCTGGCCGGATGA
- a CDS encoding aminodeoxyfutalosine synthase, whose protein sequence is MGMTGARKEELTDKVNNGERLTRQDGEDLYESDDLAWLGGLAHQVRTQKNGDVTFFNVNRHLNLTNVCTASCAYCSFERKPGQKDAYTMRVEEAVEKAVAMRGDGLTELHIVNGLHPTLPWKYYPRVLRELKAALPDVALKAFTATEVHYFESISGLTADEILDELIDAGLESLTGGGAEIFDWEVRKQVVDHNTHWEDWSRIHRLAHSKGLKTPATMLYGHIEEPRHRVDHVLRLRELQDETGGFQVFIPLRFHNDNNRLSHLSMAQPADVLKTFAVSRLMLDNFPHVKVFWVMHGLSTSQLALNYGADDMDGSVVEYKITHDADNFGTPDKLTRDDLLDLIRDAGFTPKERNTRYEVIREYDGPVSLAERRAEPQAIWA, encoded by the coding sequence ATGGGAATGACTGGCGCGCGCAAGGAAGAGCTCACCGACAAGGTGAACAACGGTGAACGACTCACCCGACAGGACGGAGAAGACCTCTACGAGAGCGACGACCTGGCCTGGCTAGGCGGGTTAGCCCATCAGGTCCGGACCCAGAAGAACGGCGACGTCACCTTCTTCAACGTCAACCGCCACCTAAACCTCACCAACGTCTGCACCGCCTCCTGCGCCTACTGCAGCTTTGAGCGCAAGCCCGGCCAGAAGGATGCGTACACGATGCGCGTCGAGGAGGCGGTCGAGAAGGCCGTCGCCATGCGCGGTGACGGCCTCACCGAACTGCACATCGTCAACGGCCTGCACCCGACGCTGCCCTGGAAGTACTACCCGCGGGTGCTGCGGGAACTCAAGGCCGCGCTCCCCGACGTCGCGCTCAAGGCCTTCACGGCCACCGAGGTGCACTACTTCGAGTCGATCTCAGGCCTCACCGCCGACGAGATCCTCGACGAGCTCATCGACGCCGGCCTGGAGTCGCTCACCGGCGGCGGCGCCGAGATCTTCGACTGGGAGGTCCGCAAGCAGGTCGTCGACCACAACACGCACTGGGAAGACTGGTCACGCATCCACCGGCTGGCCCACTCGAAGGGTCTGAAGACGCCCGCCACCATGCTCTACGGTCACATCGAGGAGCCGCGGCACCGGGTCGACCACGTGCTGCGCCTGCGGGAGTTGCAGGATGAGACCGGCGGTTTCCAGGTCTTCATCCCACTGCGCTTCCACAACGACAACAACCGGCTCAGCCACCTGTCGATGGCGCAGCCGGCCGACGTGCTGAAGACCTTCGCCGTCTCCCGGCTGATGCTCGACAACTTCCCGCACGTCAAGGTTTTCTGGGTGATGCACGGCCTCTCCACGTCGCAGCTCGCGCTCAACTACGGGGCCGACGACATGGACGGCTCAGTGGTTGAGTACAAGATCACCCACGACGCCGACAACTTCGGCACGCCCGACAAGCTCACCCGCGACGACCTCCTCGATCTGATCCGCGACGCCGGCTTCACGCCGAAGGAGCGCAACACGCGGTATGAGGTCATCCGCGAATACGACGGACCGGTGTCGCTGGCCGAGCGTCGCGCCGAGCCGCAGGCCATCTGGGCGTGA
- a CDS encoding Methyltransferase domain-containing protein, which produces MSSDLVRELDSLAAAALGSNPYVGPMSVEAAERDFGINVKAAQEMADVDLLQPGASRLVFSKRVVYRFARIFLTRQRNYNRSIVGAVLNLEQQIAALRAREYNDAARLAASLTNLNLLVDRLDTRIDGLVNELGPNAGAAARITTSVNELQQSQRSVQAAVAMLRADLDVVLHDLRPTGAVPAQPATLADETFDQLAQSKRAEEEAFYERFEDSMRGSTSHVRETLAPYLADLESVRELGGPVIDVGTGRGEWLAMMAEANLDAIGIDTNAEAVQVSQASGLNAICGDGIDYLRTQPAQSVAAVTCFHVVEHLPNQLQVDFVKAAMHALKPGGLLIVETPNPTNLNVGAAAFYLDPTHLRPVNPDYLAFVLRDMGFADVETRFLHPNENYVPRTDPAGRVTLDDELMWALRGPQDYAVIARAPMQPQPSTAGWEQE; this is translated from the coding sequence ATGTCTTCGGATCTAGTCAGAGAGCTCGACTCGCTCGCTGCGGCGGCGCTCGGCAGCAATCCCTACGTCGGCCCCATGAGCGTCGAGGCAGCTGAGCGTGACTTCGGCATCAACGTGAAGGCCGCCCAGGAAATGGCTGATGTCGACCTCCTTCAGCCGGGTGCGTCCCGTTTGGTCTTCTCAAAGCGGGTTGTCTATCGCTTCGCGCGGATCTTCCTTACCCGGCAGCGCAACTACAACCGGTCGATCGTCGGAGCGGTGCTGAACCTCGAGCAGCAGATCGCCGCGCTGCGTGCCCGCGAATACAACGACGCGGCCAGATTGGCGGCCTCGCTCACCAACCTGAACCTGCTCGTCGACCGACTCGACACCCGCATCGACGGCTTGGTCAACGAACTAGGCCCGAACGCCGGCGCAGCAGCTCGCATCACGACCTCGGTCAACGAGCTGCAACAGAGCCAGCGCAGTGTCCAGGCAGCGGTAGCCATGTTGCGGGCCGACCTCGATGTCGTGCTGCACGACCTGCGCCCGACCGGGGCCGTACCAGCGCAGCCCGCCACGCTCGCGGATGAGACTTTCGATCAGCTGGCCCAGAGCAAGCGGGCAGAGGAGGAGGCGTTCTACGAGCGCTTCGAGGACTCGATGCGCGGCTCGACGAGTCACGTCCGTGAGACGCTGGCCCCTTATCTTGCCGATCTGGAGAGCGTGCGCGAACTGGGCGGGCCCGTCATCGATGTCGGCACTGGGCGCGGTGAATGGCTGGCCATGATGGCCGAGGCCAACCTGGATGCGATCGGCATCGACACCAACGCCGAAGCTGTTCAGGTCTCCCAGGCCAGCGGACTGAACGCCATCTGCGGTGACGGCATTGACTACCTGCGAACGCAGCCCGCGCAGTCGGTCGCCGCGGTCACCTGTTTTCACGTGGTCGAACACCTGCCGAATCAGCTGCAAGTTGACTTCGTCAAGGCTGCGATGCACGCCCTCAAGCCGGGGGGCCTGCTAATCGTGGAGACGCCCAACCCGACCAACCTCAACGTGGGTGCCGCCGCCTTCTACCTCGACCCGACTCATCTGCGCCCGGTCAACCCGGACTACCTTGCTTTCGTCCTGCGAGATATGGGATTCGCCGACGTAGAGACCCGCTTCCTGCACCCGAACGAGAACTACGTGCCCCGCACTGACCCGGCCGGTCGGGTAACCCTGGACGACGAACTCATGTGGGCACTGCGCGGTCCGCAGGACTACGCCGTGATCGCCCGCGCCCCGATGCAGCCGCAGCCGAGCACCGCCGGGTGGGAGCAGGAGTGA
- a CDS encoding 2-polyprenyl-3-methyl-5-hydroxy-6-metoxy-1,4-benzoquinol methylase: MTDEEFIDRAYSVFLNRPGDEDGRAHNLGLLRAGQASRHDLVIGFTSTNEYIDREINGQVLHAFHGGRVTWTRSLPPARRILDLGGTALGDDRGALVGMGYPYSFDEVVIIELPPEDRHGLYRTPPNRSVQLDQGQVTYMYRSMVDLADLPDASFDMICSAQTFEHVYPDAGVHILKEVTRLLTPDGVLALDTPNKPVSYLQARDMGEEVINPDHKKEYTHAEMLELFVNAGLRVVRQHGIGYMPQSVAEDRYIKEEHVRYPGLYDDIEKCYTLAYLATRE; encoded by the coding sequence ATGACCGATGAGGAGTTCATCGACCGCGCCTACAGCGTGTTTTTGAACCGTCCCGGTGACGAGGACGGGAGGGCACACAATCTCGGGCTGCTGCGCGCCGGCCAGGCGTCGCGGCACGATCTCGTGATCGGGTTTACCAGCACGAATGAGTACATCGATCGTGAGATCAACGGGCAGGTGCTGCACGCCTTCCACGGTGGACGAGTTACCTGGACTCGGAGTCTGCCACCGGCCCGGCGAATCCTTGACCTCGGCGGTACCGCGCTGGGCGATGATCGGGGCGCGCTGGTCGGTATGGGTTATCCGTACAGCTTTGACGAGGTGGTGATCATCGAGCTGCCGCCCGAGGACAGGCATGGCCTCTACCGGACGCCCCCGAACCGATCTGTGCAGCTCGACCAAGGACAGGTCACGTACATGTACCGGTCGATGGTCGACCTGGCCGACCTCCCGGACGCGTCGTTCGACATGATCTGCTCCGCGCAGACGTTTGAGCACGTGTACCCGGATGCGGGTGTGCACATCCTCAAGGAGGTCACCCGGCTGCTCACGCCAGATGGGGTGCTCGCTCTCGATACTCCCAACAAGCCGGTCTCCTACCTCCAGGCGCGGGACATGGGTGAAGAAGTGATCAACCCGGATCACAAGAAGGAGTACACGCACGCGGAGATGCTCGAGCTATTTGTCAACGCGGGGCTACGTGTTGTGCGCCAGCACGGAATTGGATACATGCCCCAATCGGTGGCCGAAGACCGGTACATCAAGGAGGAGCATGTGCGCTATCCGGGGCTCTATGACGACATCGAGAAGTGCTACACATTGGCCTATCTGGCTACTCGCGAGTAG
- a CDS encoding Glycosyltransferase involved in cell wall bisynthesis — MRVAIVAPEAVPFAVGGAERLCDGLREQIAQRPGVQCELIKIPTPEYSFRQLLDSYQAFAELDLSRFDHIISTKYPSWMVRHPSHYVYMLHTLRGLYDAYEPFGQPIEVPPSGALVERVMTALAQPYGTADGWREVLGTARTAIDEMGDDDPAFVFPGALIRRVIHWLDRDAIDPTNVGRYAAISRTVAARQDYFPESVDIEVLLPPTNLADRLHAGPFSAFFTASRLDGAKRIELIIRAMEFVEGSVPLRIAGTGPEEERLKALRPDDARIQFLGRVSEEQLVDEYATALAVPFVPFDEDYGLVTLEAQLAHKPVITCRDSGGVTELVLDKVNGRIVEPDPQALAQAMSELAASPGIAAMMGSNAGVRAAEVTWSRVVETLLPAPSAGLGAPSMQGDGEAGDAQPTTQPTTQSQRRRIVVGARPKILLLSNYPASPVQHGGQIRLNRLVRGLLERFDVELVALGHVGSASRSEPEPGLRQAVIPISLHHNHLESMLTERSSIPVSDISAALFIQHTPDYLDAVRSAARGAVGAIVEQPFLLPALLAVDPFLPFAYESQNAEADMKAELMAGSEHAANLVAAVRAVERTAVRRAELVSVCSTQDRAALERLGPTLADWALVPNGTDVYETPFVTAQQRRRNSRAWLQRHRGLRPNSREEHLALFVGSYHPPNLEAASAIARIAPLLPEVCFVLAGRLGAHFEDWALPPNVLFTGQVSDAGLRLLLSSADVALNPMTSGGGTNLKIVEYFAAGVPVVSTPQGTRGIGLQHETELLVAEVDQFPEAIRSVFTDTENANRRARRARELAEREYDWHPIGRDYSDAVAAAFLP; from the coding sequence ATGAGAGTGGCCATCGTCGCGCCCGAGGCCGTGCCCTTCGCCGTCGGCGGCGCCGAACGACTCTGCGACGGGCTGCGGGAGCAGATCGCCCAGCGCCCCGGCGTGCAGTGCGAACTCATCAAGATTCCGACGCCCGAGTATTCGTTCCGGCAGTTGCTCGACTCCTACCAGGCCTTCGCCGAGCTGGATCTGAGTCGTTTCGACCACATCATCTCGACCAAGTACCCGAGCTGGATGGTGCGTCACCCCAGCCACTACGTCTACATGCTGCACACGCTGCGCGGCCTCTACGACGCCTACGAACCTTTCGGCCAGCCCATCGAGGTGCCGCCGTCCGGGGCGCTCGTCGAGCGGGTAATGACGGCGCTGGCTCAGCCGTACGGAACCGCCGACGGCTGGCGTGAAGTCCTGGGCACGGCACGGACGGCGATCGACGAGATGGGGGACGACGACCCGGCCTTCGTCTTTCCGGGTGCACTCATTCGCCGGGTGATCCACTGGCTGGATCGGGACGCGATCGATCCGACCAATGTGGGGCGGTACGCCGCTATCTCGCGGACCGTCGCCGCCCGTCAGGACTACTTCCCGGAGTCAGTCGACATTGAGGTGCTGCTGCCGCCCACCAACCTGGCCGACCGCCTGCACGCGGGCCCCTTCTCCGCCTTCTTCACCGCCAGCCGCCTCGACGGTGCCAAGCGCATCGAGCTGATCATCCGAGCGATGGAGTTCGTGGAGGGCTCAGTGCCGCTGCGGATCGCCGGCACCGGCCCCGAGGAGGAGCGGCTGAAGGCGCTGCGGCCGGACGACGCGCGGATCCAGTTCCTCGGCCGGGTCAGCGAGGAGCAACTGGTCGATGAGTATGCGACGGCGCTGGCCGTGCCGTTCGTCCCCTTCGACGAGGACTACGGGTTGGTGACGCTGGAGGCCCAGTTGGCCCATAAGCCGGTGATCACGTGCCGGGACAGCGGTGGCGTCACTGAACTCGTCCTGGACAAGGTGAACGGACGGATCGTCGAACCTGATCCGCAGGCGCTGGCGCAGGCGATGTCCGAACTGGCGGCCTCACCTGGGATTGCGGCGATGATGGGCAGCAACGCCGGCGTACGGGCAGCCGAGGTCACCTGGAGCCGGGTCGTGGAGACGCTCCTGCCGGCGCCGTCGGCTGGACTGGGAGCGCCGTCGATGCAGGGCGACGGGGAGGCCGGCGATGCCCAGCCAACGACCCAGCCAACGACCCAGTCGCAGCGCCGTCGCATCGTCGTCGGTGCGCGTCCGAAGATCTTGCTCCTATCCAACTATCCGGCGTCACCCGTGCAGCACGGTGGTCAGATTCGGCTCAATCGCCTTGTGCGCGGCTTGCTTGAGCGCTTCGACGTCGAATTGGTCGCCCTTGGCCATGTCGGAAGTGCGTCGCGCTCCGAACCAGAGCCAGGTCTACGGCAAGCAGTGATTCCGATCTCGCTCCACCACAACCACCTTGAAAGCATGCTCACTGAGCGATCGAGCATCCCGGTCAGCGACATTTCGGCGGCGCTCTTCATCCAGCACACGCCCGATTACCTCGACGCGGTGCGCAGCGCCGCGCGCGGTGCAGTGGGCGCGATCGTGGAGCAGCCCTTTCTGCTTCCGGCGCTGCTCGCGGTGGATCCGTTCCTGCCGTTCGCATACGAATCGCAGAACGCCGAGGCAGATATGAAGGCCGAGCTTATGGCTGGCTCTGAGCATGCCGCCAATCTGGTTGCCGCAGTTCGGGCGGTCGAACGTACCGCTGTTCGCCGCGCCGAACTGGTGAGCGTCTGTTCGACGCAGGACCGTGCGGCCTTGGAGCGGCTCGGCCCTACCCTCGCTGACTGGGCACTCGTCCCCAACGGCACCGACGTCTACGAGACGCCGTTCGTGACCGCGCAGCAGCGCCGTCGCAACAGTCGGGCCTGGTTGCAGCGACACCGCGGCTTGCGCCCGAATTCTCGCGAGGAGCACTTGGCCCTCTTCGTCGGGAGCTACCATCCGCCCAACCTGGAGGCGGCCTCGGCGATCGCCAGGATCGCGCCGTTGCTGCCGGAGGTCTGCTTCGTCCTCGCCGGAAGGTTGGGTGCCCATTTCGAGGATTGGGCATTGCCGCCGAACGTCTTGTTCACCGGCCAGGTGAGCGACGCCGGGCTGCGGTTGCTGCTCTCCAGCGCCGATGTTGCACTGAACCCGATGACGTCCGGGGGTGGCACCAACCTGAAGATCGTCGAGTACTTCGCGGCCGGTGTGCCTGTTGTGAGCACGCCCCAGGGCACCCGCGGGATCGGACTCCAGCACGAGACGGAGTTGCTGGTGGCCGAAGTGGACCAGTTCCCTGAGGCGATCCGCAGCGTCTTCACTGACACGGAGAACGCCAATCGTCGGGCCCGGCGAGCTCGGGAACTCGCCGAGCGTGAATATGACTGGCACCCGATCGGGCGTGACTACTCGGACGCGGTGGCAGCCGCGTTCCTACCGTAG
- a CDS encoding futalosine synthase (manually curated), with product MIGTSTSDPGPSAERPRVGHIQFLNCLPIYWGLVQSGALLDVELTKDTPDHLNELLVAGQLDIGPISLVEYLRHADELLLLPDLAVGSDGPVLSVNLVSQVPLSELNGRRVALGSTSRTSVLLAQMWLREVHGVEPEYFVCPPDLTTMLLEADAAVLIGDAALRATYDAPRRGLAVHDLGNAWREWSGLPMVFAVWAARRDFADSNPGLVKDVHASFIASRDEALRHVSEIAAQAARWEVFDADTLAHYFRTLDFSLGDRQIEGVIEFSRRAALAGAIDAPVTPTFAEI from the coding sequence GTGATCGGCACATCAACTTCTGACCCGGGGCCAAGCGCCGAGCGGCCCCGGGTAGGCCACATCCAGTTCCTCAACTGCCTACCCATCTATTGGGGGCTGGTGCAGTCGGGGGCGCTGCTGGACGTGGAGCTCACCAAGGACACCCCCGATCACCTCAACGAACTGCTGGTCGCCGGGCAGCTGGACATCGGGCCGATCTCGCTGGTCGAGTACCTGCGCCACGCTGACGAGCTGCTGCTGCTGCCGGACCTCGCCGTCGGTTCGGACGGCCCGGTGCTGTCGGTGAATCTGGTCTCACAGGTGCCGTTGAGCGAGCTGAACGGACGCCGAGTCGCCCTGGGCTCGACTTCCCGCACCTCGGTGCTGCTGGCCCAGATGTGGCTGCGAGAGGTGCACGGGGTGGAGCCGGAGTATTTCGTCTGCCCGCCCGACCTGACGACGATGCTGCTGGAGGCCGATGCGGCGGTGCTCATCGGAGACGCGGCGCTCCGAGCGACCTACGACGCACCCCGGCGCGGGCTGGCCGTGCATGACCTCGGCAACGCCTGGCGGGAGTGGAGCGGGCTGCCGATGGTCTTCGCGGTGTGGGCGGCCCGACGTGATTTTGCTGACTCCAACCCCGGCCTGGTGAAGGACGTACACGCCAGTTTTATTGCCAGTCGGGACGAAGCGCTGCGCCATGTGTCGGAGATCGCGGCGCAAGCGGCTCGCTGGGAGGTATTCGATGCGGATACGCTCGCTCATTACTTCCGAACCTTGGACTTCTCGCTGGGTGATCGTCAGATCGAGGGAGTGATCGAGTTCTCCCGGCGTGCCGCGCTGGCGGGCGCGATCGACGCTCCAGTCACTCCGACTTTCGCTGAAATCTAG